The bacterium genomic interval GGAGCGGCCGCACCAAGGCTACCGGTTGCAGGGGCGCACGCCAGCGTCGGTGTTCGCCGCTCGGAAGGCCAGTTGAATGATGACGACGCTCTTGGTTGGAGTGCAAAAGTGTCAACACCTCGTCCACACTGGACACTCTAGAAGGGCACAAACGGGGCTTTCGGGGGGGCCGCCGGGGAGGGCCCCGGCCGGAAAAACGGGCTGGGTCCCACCGACGGAAGGAGTGCAGGCGACAAAATGGAAATTTCAGCTGAGATGCTGCATGGAACGCGGTCGTTTCAGAGCGAGCAGCGGCCGGCGCTGCGGTGCGGGGACCTCGCGCTCACATCGACGAGGTTTGCGGGCGGCGTCACGGCGGAAGTGGCACGCCGCCAGCCCGACGGCACCTGGCTGTGGGTGATCGACCAGTCGAAGTTTCTCGACTGAGAGGCCGGGCGCATGCAGTTTGCCATCGCCATTCCCCAGTTCGTCCGCGACGGTGCCTTCGACCCTACCGCGTTCCGTACGTTCCTTGCCCGCGCGGAAGCGCTCGGCTTCGAGGGCGCCTGGACGCAGGAACAGCTCCTCGGCACGAAGCCGTTCCTCGGCCCGATGGAGGTAATGGCCTACGCGGCGGCCTGCACCGAGCGGCTGCGGCTCGGCTGCGCCGTGTTCGTCACCCCGCTGCACAGCCCCGTGCACCTCGCCAAGAGCCTCAGCACGCTGGATCAGTTGAGCCGCGGGCGGCTCGAGGTCGGCGTGGGCCTCGGCGGCCGCCGGGCGTTTCCGGCGTTCGGCATCACGCCGGACGGGCTGGCCGCCCGCTTCGTCGAGGGCGTGCGACTCATGAAGATGCTGTGGACCGAGCCCGCGGTCACGTTCCACGGCCGGTTCTGGCAGATAAACGGCGGCGCGATGGAGCCCAAGCCGTTTCAGAAGCCGCATCCGCCGGTGTGGCTCGGCGGTAGCCACCCAGCCGCGGTGCGGCGCGCCGTCCGCCACGGCACCGGCTTCTTCGGCGCCGGCTCGCAACCGACCGTGCGGTTCGCAGAGCAGGTGCGCGTTCTGCGCGAAGCGCTCGCCGCCGCGGACCGTCCCGCCACCGCGTTCCGCGTGGCGAAGCGCGTCTACATCGCGGTGGACGACGACGCCGCGCGGGCGCGGCGCCGCATCGGTGAGGCGCTCGATGAGCTCTACGGCGACTTCGGCCTGCGGAACATGGAGTCGGTCGCGGTCTTCGGACCGTCCGATGACTGCGCCGCGGCGCTGCGTGAGGTGGCGGACGCGGGCGCGCAGATGATCCTGCTCAACCCGATGTTCGACGAGACGCAGCAAATGGAACGCCTCGCCGCCGAGATCATCCCCCGGCTCACGTAGGGCGGCGGACGCCGGGCCGGCGCCTGCCGCCGCGACCCTGCTGAAGGGGGCTGGTGAGAGTCGCGTCGACTCGGGCTGGCTGCGCGATGAGGCACAACGGGGGGCAGTCTTGTTCTACCGTCTGAGGGGCCGAAACCCGTGGAAAATAGGGCGACTAGCAGCGCCGTGCAGTCGGATGTAGCCAGGTTCTTGGTGGAGGCGGCGGGAATCGAATTTTCAGCCCCTGTTCGTCTGTCGAGCATCGTCTACTCCTGGCGACCGCCGGAACCCTCTGCTCGCGACGTTCGCTCGGACCCCTGCTCCCCCACCTTTCTCGGTCCACTTTCGTCGATTACGGTGCCCATATGGTGCCTACCAAGCCCGAAATCGACCACCTTTCCTGAAACCACCGTGTGGTGGCGGCCGGAGCCTAGCCCTGGGAATTCGGTCCACATCAACATAGAATCCACCATGATCAAGACTGCTGCAAGAATTGGAACGCCGAAGACCGCGCCCGAGGGCTCGCGGCGTGGAGCCCTTAGATTTATTGACTCATGGCCAATAGCCGGTACCTTCCGGGGGCACTACCGGCCGGACAGGAGTCAAGGAGGGGATGGTAGTCCCCGGTTTTGCTATGCGTTGCGTTTCGGAAAGCTTCGCGGAATTTGCGCCCGTCTCGTGTTTCATCAGCGCGAGCAGGCCAGATGAGAGCATCACGCAAACGAGGAACGCTAGAATCAGCCGCATCAATTTCGTACCTCCCTCTACAGTCGCTACGCAGTAACCGTAAGAGAAACTGCGTGCAAATAAGGCTATCGTTTCAGCCGGCTCAGCCAACCCGCCGTGTCTATGACCTGGGTCCACCGGTTGGCATCACCGCTGGCAGTCAACCCGACAGGTTATAATGACCATAGCCCTCTGAAGTACCACGCCGATTGAGAACGCCAAGGCAATGGTTGCACACATTCGGATTCGTTCATCCTTCGTTCCCGTCGTCCCATCGTAGGGCGCAAGATGGTGTTAGTACTCCCCCATGGTTCCGCCTCGCGGGGGTATCGGCGCGGGATCAGATCCATCGCCGTTCCCTGCGTCGCTATAAAGTGACACCATGTACGCCCCGGCCTCTTCGAGGAGCTGCCCAATCTGTGGCTCCACCTCAGTGCCTCTGCTGATCTTTGTGGCATCCATTCGGGTTGCAGCCTCAGCATCGCGGGCTGTCGCGCTGTTTGACTCATTACTGAGGTGCGAGGCGGTCCCTGGAAACACAGCGATAGCCTGGATTATGCCTTCTGGGAACCACCCCAAAATACGAAACCCGAGTCCTCGGTCCCCATAAACGAGCCAAAAGGCGACCGTGTGAGGATACCGAGCATCCTTGATGACTCGGTCCGGTGCGCCGAACGCACGCAAGACCGGTGCGGCAAACAAACCAACCTGGATCTTATCGGAAATCGGACAACCTCCACCCCATGACGTCTGAAGCCACATCGCATGTCCCGATGCATCGTAGGTTGCGACAACCGGGCATAGTGTCGTGCGATTGACCGCATCAATCGCAGGCCGATTCATACCGAGGCGCGCACGACCAATCCGTTGACCTGGCACAATGAGTTGCGGATTCCGATCCGATGAGTGTGTAGCGCCAGCGGGAGCCGATGCTATAAGCGCAAGGATAAGGCTCAAGAGAAGATGCATTGGGCGCACCCCCTTTTCGTGCTCCTCCAAGTCTAGGGGAAGCCGGGAACTGCGCCATCCTGGAGACCCTATATAGGAGGGTGGATTCTCGCGCGAATTACGAGGTGCTAGCGATGATCGGGTGAGGCCGGCGAAGACGGGGACGCGGTGCGCAATCCGTGCTCAACCGCCCAGGCGGCAATCTGCGCCCGAGAGTTGAATCCCAATTTGTTGAGAATATGCTGGACGTGAGCCTCCGCCGTGCCCTCCGTAATCGAGAGATGCGCCGCGATCGCTCGATTAGTTTTCCCTTCTGCGATGAGGACCGCCACCTCCCACTCACGAGGTGCAAGCGCCCCTACTCGCTTCCCAACAACAGACTTGGCCGGTTCCTTACCCTTGGGCTGAGGGGTTTCCGTTGGTGCTAGTGCATACTCGACCAGCTGCTCCACCGTCATCGCCCGGCCTTCGGCCCAACAGGTCGCAACGACTGATTCCTCCAAAGCATCCCGTACAGAGGCAACACGCTCGTCGTGATCAGTTTGCCAGAGCGGAAAACGTTGGTACCCAGTAGCCTCACGTAAGGCCTCGGCGGCTCCGAGGATCCTAGCTGCCCGCTCGTGATGCCCTTGGGCACCGGCCAGCCCGGCCAATCCCTCGAGACTCTCCGCAAACCTTGGTCTATCTCCTATTTCTCGTCGCAAAATCAGGCTCTCCCTATACAGCGCGCCTGCCCGCTCCTGGTCCCCCTGACATAGCAACACTTTCGCCATGCTGCATTGCACGCCGGGGGTATGACCTTTGTCGCCAACCAGTCGTGTGATTGTCAGAGCCTTCTCTAGTAGCTCCGCTGCCCGCTTGTAGTCTCCCTGTCTTTCCGCTACGATCCCAAGGTTGTGATACAAGTAGGCAAGAGTATATGTGTTTCCCACTTCCTGCACGATGGATAGACTCTCTCCCAACAGTCCTTTTGCCCGAGCGACGTAACCTCGATTAAGCGTCTCCATGCCAAGACAGTGGAGAGACCACCCAACCCCCCACCTGTCTCCTGCTTCTCGGAACAGTGTCAGACTCTCCTCAAATAGAGTCACCGCTCGATCATAGTTCAGCCGTTCTGCCGCCACATGCGCCAGATGGTGGAGTGAGTAGGCAATACCCGTTACGTCTCCCACTTCCCGAAACAAGGCAAACCCCTCTCGCAGGAGCTCCTCGCCTCTCACAATGTCCTGACTCCGCGTCAAAATTCCCGCCCCATAGTTCGCCTTCGCACGCACCGACGTCGACACGCGGCCGCTGATGGCTAGCCCATTTTCCAACCATTCCCGTCCCTCGCTATGATGGCCGCGCATGTGCCAAAATTCACGCAGTGCGCCCGCCAACCGTAACCATGCCTCAGCCCCCTCCTCCTCCGCTCTGCACCACTCCAGCGCTGCTCGGAAATTACCATGTTCCATCTCTAATCGCGCCAGCCACGCCACTTGTTCCGGCCCCAGCAATTTCCGCTCCACCCGCTCCGCCCACTCCAGGTACCAGTTGCGATGGCGCGCCTGCGCATCCGCCGATTCGCCGGACTCCATCAGCCGGTCACGGCCATACTGTCGAATCGTCTCCAGCAACCGATAGCGCGTCTCACCGCCGCGAGTATCCGCTATCACCAACGATTTGTCCGCCAACTTTGTGAGTAGGCTTAGCACGGCGGACCGCTCCACACCGTTTTCGGCACAAACCGCCTCCGACGCCTCCAAAGTCCAGCCGCCAGCAAACACAGACAGTCGGCACAGCAGAGCACGCTCCGCCGCGGATAGCAACTCGTAACTCCAATCCATCGCTGTCCTCAGTGTCTGATGGCGTGAAACGGCTACACGGCTCCCGCTGGTCAGCAGCCGGAAGCGATCCGAGAGCCGGTCAAGTATCTCGTCCACCGTTAGGACCCGCACCCACGCCGCCGCCATTTCGAGCGCCAGTGGAATGCCATCCAATTGATGGCAGAGGCGAGCAATAGCGCGGGCATTGCGGTCTGTGATGGCAAATGCCGAATGAGCACCTATGGCACGCTCGAGAAAGAGATGAACGGCCTCGTACTTGATCAGCTGCTCACTTGGCGGCATCTCCTTGAGATCGGGGAGGGAAAGGGGGGGCACACTCCATCGGATCTCGCCTGTGATGCCCAGGGGTTCCCGACTCGTAGCTAAAATTCGCAAGGACGGACATTCTCGGAGCAACGCGTCTGCCAGGTGAGCGCAGGCGGTCAGAACGTGTTCACAGTTGTCTAACAGAAGAAGCAGCTCTCTGGAACGAAGTGAGTCCGCCAGCGAGTCCCGGAGCGCTCTGCCGGGGCGCTCGGGGACGCCGAGGGTGGTGGCGACTACGTGTGGAACGAAGCGAGGGTTGGATAGCGGCGCAAAATTGATCATCCACACGCCTTGGGGGAACTCGGCCAGCGCCTTGCTCACAACCTGCAATGCCAGTCTCGTCTTACCAGAGCCCGCGGTTCCAGTGAGCGTAAGCAGGCGAGTGCTCAAGAGCAGTCGCCTGACCTCTATAATCTCATGCTCGCGCCCGATGAAACTGGTGAGTTGAATCGGCAGATTGTGGAGTCGTTGACGAGCCGCTCCCGATAAAGAGTGCGGCGGTCGAGCAATCCGCCTTGTCCGCTTGACAGCCACTCTCTTCGCAACCCGCTTCCTGGGCCGACGAGCCATTCCGTCAGCCTCCATGACAAGAGATCGTGACCAACGTTGGAATGGCGGTTCGGCAGATGCGGACAGCGGTCCTTTCAAGTCCAACGCGGGCGGCGATTGGAGTGGTGCGCGACCTGGCCGGTCATGTTGGATTTTGATGCTTAGAAGTATTAATATCTGAATATATCAACGAGTTGACGGCGCCAGCTACTCCGTTGTACCGCCCGGATATGGCTTGATACCGAAAGATGGGGCCTGCATTGTACTCACTCACTGTCCCCCCCGTAACACACCTGATGAACTTTGGGTACCGGCATGCCTTTTTCCCAAGATACCCAGAAACCCTTCGATGCCACAGGGAGAGTCACCATCCATCCGGTAACATCGTTGGGCACAGGTCATACGGAGGAAATCGAAACATCAACCTCTGTCTTACTGCCTACTATCCAGTACCACCGTCAGCCTTTGTTTGCAGGCGTTTGCGGTGTTCCACCAATCCTGCGTTCCCCCGCCCTGTCCTGCCTAATTTCGGGTACTCGGGGCACAGGTTGCAGCACATCGGGATCCGCCAAGCAAGGGAGTGCTGGGGCCAGCCCCCGCCGAAAACGAGGGCTCGAAGGCTGGTTCGAATTCTTTGCAATGGTGGCGGCGGCGGGAATCGAACCCGCCTCTGCCGATCCAGGCGACTCTCTGAAGCCTTGGAAAACAAGGGATTCCCGGGATGCGGGGTAGTCCCCTGCACTTGTCCAGTCCTTCCTAAGGGCGCCGCATCTGCCGGGGCTTCACGATCCAAGCCGAGAACGCCATCATCGCGCTTTCCCGGATCGAGGAGGCATTCAGGCGGCGGGAGGCCATGCTCGGGCAAGGCGAGATCGTAGTCGATTACGCCGTCCAGGGCCGCAAGGTCCCCAGTCGCGCGGGAGGCACGCGACAGCCTGGGGGGCCGTGGGCTGCCAGGCGCGGACCTGCAGCTGGAGGGCCCGCTCCGCCGCGGGGCGGGTCGGCGCGTGATAGGTGCGCCGGGCCAGGCGCAGGCACGCGTCGCGAAGACGCATACAGCGCCACAGGTGCATCTGGCACCCGGTCACGTGGACCAGGCTGACGCCGGTCGTCCGCAGATCACTGCGCTCGGGCTCGCCTCGACTTCACCGTCAGAGCGTTCGCATCTCGCAACACTGGCAAGGATCGGTATTCCTTTATAGGGTTTCCAGGATGGCACGCCTCTCAGTTTTCCGTACTCTTGAGGGGGGGTACGAAGGGCGCCGAGCTCCATGCGTGTTCTCAGCCTAATGCTCGTGTTTGGCACCGGTGAGCGGCACCTTCATCAGGGCTAGCGGATGGAATCGGAGAGCGTGAGACGAGGGGGGGTAGGAGATGACGCGCTTACGCACGCTGACGTCAGGCAACGGCGAGGAAGTGTTGTGGACGGTGGCCCGGGAAGCCGGAGTTAGCCGCCGTGAGTTCATCCGGTTGTTAGGTGCGGGAGGAGCCCTTGCCATCTTTGGAGTTGCCGCAGGTTCATCCGCACACCCCGCGTGGGCCCAGAGCACCGCCAGCGATACGATCGCAACATACCAGAAGAACTTCCTCGAGGACATCACCACGAACTTCTACGGGCTGGGCGCCACCGTGCTGGGATCCCACTGGTGGAAGTTTACAACGGACGTTATCCCATCGGAGCGGCTCTTTCTCCGGAGCCGCTACAAGACGCCCGCCGTGGACAAGGTGGCGTGGAAACTGAAGGTAACGGGAGATGCGATCGAGCGCCCCATTGAACTCACCTACGGCGACCTCGCCAAGATGCGTAGCGTGACCGCCATCCGCTACCATGAGTGTAATGGCAACGGCGGAATGCGGGGCTTTGGGCTCGTCGGTCAGGTCGAGTGGCACTATGTCCCGATCAGCGAGATTCTGAGTCGGGTGCGCCCGAAGAGCACCGCGGTACAGGCCCTGTTCTGGAGCGGGGCGGACGGCCCGGATACCGGCCGCCCGATCGATCTCTCGGAACTCCGCGCACGCCCCGAGGTGATCGGGCTCGCTTACGGCATGAACGGGAAGGATCTCCCCCCTGACCATGGCGGCCCCGTGCGGGCGCTTGTCCCCGGCTGGGGAGGCGCCGCGAGCGTCAAGTGGCTGACCGAGATCCGGATCGCCAGCCACCGCTTCTGGACACGGATGAACACCAAGGAAGAATCCCTCGTCGGACCCGATTACCCGGCCGAGAAGCCGGGCCCCAACGATGAGTTCACCATGGGAGTCGCCGCCTCGGATGTCCGCGGTCAGACGGCGAAATGGCAGAGGACGAAGAGCCACCTGAACCTGCCCGTGATGCTGGACCAGCTACCGGACGTCCCGCCGGGCTATCCCTTGCAGCGGGGGCAGCATCCGACGCTCAAGGCCGGACGTCAGACGATGACAGGGTACGCCTACTCGCCCATGGGCATTCAGAAGGTCGACTACAATGTGGACGGAGGCGCGACCTGGCGTCAGGCGACCCTGGTCGGCCAGACGACCAGGAATATCGCGTGGATGCGGTTCAAGTTCGATTGGAACGCGACGCCAGGCGATCACACGTTGATGACCCGCGCCACCGACCGGAAGGGGGATGTCCAGCCAGCACAGATTCCCTCGAACGAGTCGGACCTCCTCGACAACAGCATTCCCCGGTTCGCAGTGCGCGTTGCGTGACATGGGGATGGAGACATCGAGAGCCGGGACGAGCCCGGAGGTACGCGCTTCCCGTCCTGGCCTCGATGGTCGCGGTGCTCGGGGGAGGATGCGCGCCGCAGACGTCAATTGTGCCGACGCGGTCTCCACGGGACCAAGTCGCGATCGGCAAGGCGGTATACGTGGCCCAATGTGCCAAGTGCCATGGCGACCACGGCGAGGGCAAGACCGGCCGCAAGCTGGTGGCGCCCTGGGACCCGCTCGCGGGGTACCGCACTGCCGATCAGCTCTTCACCTACGTGAGCCGGGTGATGCCCTTTGACAATCCCGGGAGCCTTAAGGCACAGGCGTATTGGGATGTCATCGCCTTCCTCCTTGACGCAAACGGCGTCCTTCGCCGGGGGACCCGAGTCGGCCAGGACAATGCCAAGATGGTCAAGACCACAAAATGAGATGACGACCTCTCCCGGTGAGAGGACGGAGCGATGCCACCTGTGTGGGAGACACCACGCATGATGCGCTGCGGCCGTGTCACCCACATCTTCATTGCGCCGACGGCTGGAGCGCCCATGGTGGCGCTTCCGGCCGTGTCCGCGGTCGCGGGACGAGGCCTCGAAGGGGACCGCTATTTTTGCCACGCCGGGACACTGTCGGATCACCCTGACCGTATCACCGAGGTGACCTTGGCGGAGCGCGAGGTCTTGGAAGCGCTGAGGCATGACCACGGGATCGTCGTCGATCCGCAAGACATGCGCCGCAACATCATCACCCAGGGCGTCGCACTCAACAGCCTTGTGGGCCGCGAGTTCCGCGTAGGAGAGGTGATCCTGCGAGGGAGGACGCTGTGTGAGCCTTGTGCGCATCTCGAACGAGCGACGCAGCGAGGAGTCCTGCGCGCGCTCGTGCATCGAGCAGGATTACGGGCGCGGATTCTTGCAGGCGGCATGATCGGCGTGGGCGATCTCATCTACGAGCGGTGGGTGAACGATCCCAACACCACGCTGACAGGGTTTCGCGCCGCATCGGGGACGCGTGCCTGAACAGCCGCGACTCGACTTCTACATACCGCGGACTCCGTGGGGGAGCAGGCCGAGGGAGGTGCCATGCGAGACCAATACGGGCGAGAACTGCATGATCCTCCGGCTCCTCAAGGCCGCCAAGCGGCACGGCCCCCGCGCGCACGCCATGGTCCTGCTCCCGATCCGACACGTCCTGCGAGTGTCAGAGGTCACGGGCCTGCGGGTTGAGTACGTGAACATGAAGTAGGGCTGGGTCCGCGTTGAGCGGTTGAAGGGCAGTCTTACCACGGTGCAGACGCTCGAGCGCCACCCCGGCCAGCCGCTGCTCGACGAGGTGCGGGTGCTCAGCCGATGGCTGCGGGAAGACGGCAGCGGCGTCCTGTTCATCTCCTCGCACGGCGGCCGGATGAACCGCTCAACCGTGGAAAATACGGCGTCTAGCAGCGCCGTGCAGTCGGATGTTGCCGGGTTCTTGGTGGAGGCGGCGGGAATCGAATTTTCAGCCCCTGTTCGTATGTCGAGCATCGTCTACTCTTGACGGCCGCTGTCGACTTCTGCTTCCAGCGTTCGGTCGAACCCCTGCTCTCCCGCCTTTTTCTTTCCAGTTTCGTCTACTACAGTACCCATATGGTGCCCGCCGGGCCAGAGTAGATCGTCCCACCACTCCACCGGGGTAATTGGCAGCGTTTCGAACAGCGTACCGTATCGGTCCAGTGTGAACCCCGCTGACGAGTGACCGGCCTGCTGCGCGATGTACTTCGGGTGCTTGCTTGCCAGCACAGATGAGCAGCGAGACAAACCTGGTGGCGGAGATCGTGCCGGGTGATCGGTATTTTGATGCCCGCACGACATTGGGCAGCACGCCACTGCCGCTTGATCCAGGACCTGTCACCGATCGATGTGATACCGTCCGGCGAGAACACAAGCTCGGCGGACCGTTCCTTGGCGACTGACTGCAAGATTCGCCGCACGGTCGGGCACGGGTCG includes:
- a CDS encoding LLM class flavin-dependent oxidoreductase — protein: MQFAIAIPQFVRDGAFDPTAFRTFLARAEALGFEGAWTQEQLLGTKPFLGPMEVMAYAAACTERLRLGCAVFVTPLHSPVHLAKSLSTLDQLSRGRLEVGVGLGGRRAFPAFGITPDGLAARFVEGVRLMKMLWTEPAVTFHGRFWQINGGAMEPKPFQKPHPPVWLGGSHPAAVRRAVRHGTGFFGAGSQPTVRFAEQVRVLREALAAADRPATAFRVAKRVYIAVDDDAARARRRIGEALDELYGDFGLRNMESVAVFGPSDDCAAALREVADAGAQMILLNPMFDETQQMERLAAEIIPRLT
- a CDS encoding tetratricopeptide repeat protein; protein product: MPPSEQLIKYEAVHLFLERAIGAHSAFAITDRNARAIARLCHQLDGIPLALEMAAAWVRVLTVDEILDRLSDRFRLLTSGSRVAVSRHQTLRTAMDWSYELLSAAERALLCRLSVFAGGWTLEASEAVCAENGVERSAVLSLLTKLADKSLVIADTRGGETRYRLLETIRQYGRDRLMESGESADAQARHRNWYLEWAERVERKLLGPEQVAWLARLEMEHGNFRAALEWCRAEEEGAEAWLRLAGALREFWHMRGHHSEGREWLENGLAISGRVSTSVRAKANYGAGILTRSQDIVRGEELLREGFALFREVGDVTGIAYSLHHLAHVAAERLNYDRAVTLFEESLTLFREAGDRWGVGWSLHCLGMETLNRGYVARAKGLLGESLSIVQEVGNTYTLAYLYHNLGIVAERQGDYKRAAELLEKALTITRLVGDKGHTPGVQCSMAKVLLCQGDQERAGALYRESLILRREIGDRPRFAESLEGLAGLAGAQGHHERAARILGAAEALREATGYQRFPLWQTDHDERVASVRDALEESVVATCWAEGRAMTVEQLVEYALAPTETPQPKGKEPAKSVVGKRVGALAPREWEVAVLIAEGKTNRAIAAHLSITEGTAEAHVQHILNKLGFNSRAQIAAWAVEHGLRTASPSSPASPDHR
- a CDS encoding molybdopterin-dependent oxidoreductase, whose translation is MTRLRTLTSGNGEEVLWTVAREAGVSRREFIRLLGAGGALAIFGVAAGSSAHPAWAQSTASDTIATYQKNFLEDITTNFYGLGATVLGSHWWKFTTDVIPSERLFLRSRYKTPAVDKVAWKLKVTGDAIERPIELTYGDLAKMRSVTAIRYHECNGNGGMRGFGLVGQVEWHYVPISEILSRVRPKSTAVQALFWSGADGPDTGRPIDLSELRARPEVIGLAYGMNGKDLPPDHGGPVRALVPGWGGAASVKWLTEIRIASHRFWTRMNTKEESLVGPDYPAEKPGPNDEFTMGVAASDVRGQTAKWQRTKSHLNLPVMLDQLPDVPPGYPLQRGQHPTLKAGRQTMTGYAYSPMGIQKVDYNVDGGATWRQATLVGQTTRNIAWMRFKFDWNATPGDHTLMTRATDRKGDVQPAQIPSNESDLLDNSIPRFAVRVA
- a CDS encoding cytochrome c, yielding MVAVLGGGCAPQTSIVPTRSPRDQVAIGKAVYVAQCAKCHGDHGEGKTGRKLVAPWDPLAGYRTADQLFTYVSRVMPFDNPGSLKAQAYWDVIAFLLDANGVLRRGTRVGQDNAKMVKTTK
- a CDS encoding MOSC domain-containing protein yields the protein MMRCGRVTHIFIAPTAGAPMVALPAVSAVAGRGLEGDRYFCHAGTLSDHPDRITEVTLAEREVLEALRHDHGIVVDPQDMRRNIITQGVALNSLVGREFRVGEVILRGRTLCEPCAHLERATQRGVLRALVHRAGLRARILAGGMIGVGDLIYERWVNDPNTTLTGFRAASGTRA